From a single Oreochromis niloticus isolate F11D_XX linkage group LG3, O_niloticus_UMD_NMBU, whole genome shotgun sequence genomic region:
- the LOC100689895 gene encoding uncharacterized protein LOC100689895 isoform X1: protein MAPRTFAPLCSISLLVGVFVFVSADQKIIPAESGQKNVTLPCRAPNNNIIIVIEWSRADLGEKYVLLFRDKQLNPDQQHPSFKNRVDLRDRQMKDGDASLILKDVTTNDTGTYECRVVQGGAKRRKRAILDDKPVSIIYLRVDPPGQTGGHGEPGYSRHFGVIAASGFVLVLFVAVVLLINKRYKQQIQESHCPHSEPQIQMSKNSKQLNSESRADEHRDKNDLKTDNGLQHSTRSDVTLTAEDELLHHPQQTAGQRP, encoded by the exons ATGGCTCCTCGAACATTTGCTCCGCTTTGCTCCATTTCACTGTTGGTCGGTGTCTTCGTGTTTGTCTCAGCAG ATCAGAAAATCATtccagctgagtctggacagaaaaacgtcactctgccatgtcgagctccaaataACAACATTATCATAGTTatagagtggagcagagctgacctgggagaGAAATATGTGCTCCTGTTCCGGGATAAGCAGCTTAACCCAGATCAACAGCATCCATcatttaagaaccgggtggatctgcgggacagacagatgaaggatggagacgcgtctttgattctgaaggatgtgacgactAATGATACTGGAACATATGAGTGTCGTGTCGTCCAGGGAGGAGCAAAGCGCAGGAAGAGAGCAATTTTAGATGACAAGCCTGTCAGCATCATCTACCTCAgagttgatcctccag gtcagacaggaggacatGGTGAGCCTGGATACAGCAGACATTTTGGAGTGATAGCAGCGTCAGGTTTTGTTTTAGttctttttgttgctgttgttttgttgaTCAACAAACGATATAAACAACAGATTCAGGAATCACACTGTCCTCACTCTGAACCACAGATTCAAATGTCTAAGAACTCTAAACAGCTGAATTCTGAATCTCGTGCTGatgaacacagagacaaaaatgATCTGAAAACGGACAACGGTCTCCAACACTCCACAAGGAGTGATGTCACTCTGACAGCTGAGGATGAACTGCTTCACCATCCTCAGCAAACAGCAGGACAGCGTCCATAG
- the LOC100689895 gene encoding uncharacterized protein LOC100689895 isoform X2, giving the protein MAPRTFAPLCSISLLVGVFVFVSADQKIIPAESGQKNVTLPCRAPNNNIIIVIEWSRADLGEKYVLLFRDKQLNPDQQHPSFKNRVDLRDRQMKDGDASLILKDVTTNDTGTYECRVVQGGAKRRKRAILDDKPVSIIYLRVDPPGQTGGHGEPGYSRHFGVIAASGFVLVLFVAVVLLINKRYKQQIQESHCPHSEPQIQMSKNSKQLNSESRADEHRDKNDLKTDNGLQHSTRSDVTLTAEDELLHHPQQTAGQRP; this is encoded by the exons ATCAGAAAATCATtccagctgagtctggacagaaaaacgtcactctgccatgtcgagctccaaataACAACATTATCATAGTTatagagtggagcagagctgacctgggagaGAAATATGTGCTCCTGTTCCGGGATAAGCAGCTTAACCCAGATCAACAGCATCCATcatttaagaaccgggtggatctgcgggacagacagatgaaggatggagacgcgtctttgattctgaaggatgtgacgactAATGATACTGGAACATATGAGTGTCGTGTCGTCCAGGGAGGAGCAAAGCGCAGGAAGAGAGCAATTTTAGATGACAAGCCTGTCAGCATCATCTACCTCAgagttgatcctccag gtcagacaggaggacatGGTGAGCCTGGATACAGCAGACATTTTGGAGTGATAGCAGCGTCAGGTTTTGTTTTAGttctttttgttgctgttgttttgttgaTCAACAAACGATATAAACAACAGATTCAGGAATCACACTGTCCTCACTCTGAACCACAGATTCAAATGTCTAAGAACTCTAAACAGCTGAATTCTGAATCTCGTGCTGatgaacacagagacaaaaatgATCTGAAAACGGACAACGGTCTCCAACACTCCACAAGGAGTGATGTCACTCTGACAGCTGAGGATGAACTGCTTCACCATCCTCAGCAAACAGCAGGACAGCGTCCATAG